A stretch of the Fusarium musae strain F31 chromosome 2, whole genome shotgun sequence genome encodes the following:
- a CDS encoding hypothetical protein (EggNog:ENOG41) yields MLDDHTQQMACSQASRRFSRGSSGQRSGGAMRVTKPSSANNSPRLSGIMARRKTLMNDGNSQRRQQQIMEQLSTFCDVESQQPAPRSSRPVSWHPGSYGQQPYVQAQQPAYALTTSHLPSDHQDLHGNYAHYSPMMDSTSCGTSPLAFSHLPLPYQSTDNITYNPYHGTSMSHHSPAASMVFPGRQLPVIAAPAETTDSNGWDWNTFIMHGIGSTTPPTPETLPQTQLSQPAVSEDPHYQALEDAAEEDGEILVGMGLYDTPEKYNEDPHLNNYRSTVSSLLGSSFRAHEPQGKGLKLEETWEPPKSDEEDEDEDDEEEEDDEQ; encoded by the coding sequence ATGCTGGACGACCACACACAACAAATGGCATGCTcgcaagcttcaagaaggttcTCACGAGGGTCCAGTGGACAACGATCTGGTGGTGCTATGAGGGTGACCAAGCCCTCAAGCGCCAACAACAGCCCTCGCTTGTCCGGTATTATGGCTCGCCGAAAGACTCTCATGAATGACGGCAACTCGCAACGTCGACAACAGCAGATCATGGAACAGCTATCAACATTTTGTGACGTTGAGTCCCAGCAACCCGCCCCACGGTCATCACGTCCCGTGAGTTGGCATCCAGGCTCATATGGCCAACAACCCTATGTCCAGGCGCAACAACCTGCGTATGCCTTGACTACTAGCCATTTGCCTTCCGACCACCAAGACTTGCACGGCAACTATGCTCATTATTCCCCAATGATGGATTCAACTTCATGCGGTACATCCCCGCTGGCTTTCTCCCATCTGCCTCTCCCATATCAATCTACCGACAACATTACCTACAATCCTTACCACGGAACGAGCATGTCGCACCACTCCCCCGCTGCTTCTATGGTATTTCCCGGTCGTCAACTGCCTGTCATTGCTGCGCCCGCCGAGACCACTGATAGCAATGGATGGGACTGGAATACCTTTATCATGCACGGTATTGGCTCCACCACACCCCCCACCCCTGAGACTCTCCCACAAACCCAACTGTCTCAACCAGCAGTATCAGAGGATCCTCACTATCAGGCTCTTGAAGATGCCGCGGAAGAAGACGGCGAGATTCTGGTTGGAATGGGGCTGTACGACACTCCGGAGAAGTACAACGAGGAtcctcatctcaacaactaTCGATCTACTGTATCATCTTTACTTGGGTCATCATTCAGGGCCCATGAGCCTCAAGGCAAGGGCCTTAAGCTCGAAGAGACATGGGAGCCTCCCAAATctgacgaagaggatgaagatgaagacgacgaagaggaggaggatgacgagcaGTGA